The genomic DNA GACGACAGCGGCAAAAACTCAAACTTCGAGTGGAAGTTATGCGCGCCGGTGAAGAAGTTTGGCGTGAGCAGGCCTTTTGCCGAGAGCGCTGCGCCGTCAGTACCGCCGCGCATTGGCGTCGGTTTGGGCGTGATCCCAAGGGATTCCATGGCCTCAAACATCAGGTCGATAGCGCGACGATCCTCACCAATCGCATTGCTGATATTGCTGTAGGTATCTTCAATGCGATACTCCACCTTTGCCGTAGGATGCTGCCCGGCAATCAACGCCGCGACATCGGCAATCTGCTGCTTGCGGGCGGCAAACTGTGCTTTATCGAAATCACGGATATTCGCTTTTAAGACGGCCTCGTTTTGCCCCGCCTGAATGCCGTTAAACCAGATATAGCCTTCACGCCCCTCGGTGCATTCCGGGGTTTGCTGGCGGTCAAAATGGCTGATGAAGTCTGTCGCCATCAGCAGTGGGTTAACCAGCACGCCTTTGGCGGACATGGGGTGAGCCGTTACGCCGGTAAAGCGAATTTCTGCCGCCGCGGCGTTGAAGTTCTCGTAAACAATCTCACCCAGCTCACAGCAGTCGATGGTCCAGGCAAAATCAACGTCAAAACGGTTTAGATCCAGCGCCTTCGCGCCACACAGGCCGATCTCCTCATCCGGCACAAACGCGACCACAATGTCGCCATGCTGATGTTCTGGCGTCAGGTTTTCCAGCAGCGTCATGACCACGGTGACGGCGGCTTTATTATCTGCGCCTAATACGCTGGTCCCGTCGCTGAAAATAATCTCTTCACCCGGGTAAGCCAGAATTTCCGGATGCTCTTTTACGCGTAACCAGATTGATTTCTCTTTATTCAAACAGAGGTCTTCACCCGTAAATTTTAATATTTGTGGATGAATATCCGGTGATAAACCGACATCGACGGTATCAATATGGGTAATAAAACCGATGCGTGGCGCCCCGGCTACATTACCTTTTTTAACCGCAGTAACCGTCGCGTATTCATCAATCACAATATCGTCTAAACCCAGCTGGGCCAGCTCCTGGGCCAGCTCACGCGCCATGTCGTGCTGGCCCGGCGTAGAGGGAAGGGTGTTCACTCTGGGATCGCTCTGGCTGGTGATGGCGAGATAGCGGAAGAAGCGGTGCGTTAATTGTCTGGAGAGTGCCGAGCCCATAGTGATTCCTTCTGTATTTATTTTTCAGGTGTTTGCTACATCACTTTAATGATATTTATGAAATGGCAAAAGAATTAATTAGCCGTCGAATTAAAAAGACAGGAATAAATGATGAAATGCAAACTCACAATGTTAACGCTGGCACTTGCTGCGCTCACGGTCAGTTCCACCGTCGCGGCAAAAACGCTGGTGTATTGCTCTGAAGGATCGCCGGAAAACTTTAATCCTCAGTTATACACGTCGGGAACCAGCGTGGATGCCAGTGCCGTGCCGGTCTATAACCGGCTGGTCGATTTCAGGGCGGGTACAACGGAACTGGTCCCGAGCCTCGCGGAACGCTGGGAGGTGAGCGAGGACGGCAAGGTTTATACCTTCCATCTGCGTAAAGGGGTGAAATTCCAGAGTAATAAATCGTTCAGGCCGACGCGCGACTTTAACGCCGACGACGTGATTTTCTCGTTTATGCGCCAGAAGGATGTAAACCATCCCTATCACAACGTCTCTAACGGCAGCTATTCCAACTTCGAGAGCCTTGAGTTCGGTAGCCTGATCACGGCCATTGATAAAGTCGATGACCACACCGTGCGCTTTACGCTCGCTCATCCGGAAGCGCCGTTTGTCGCCGATCTGGCGTGGTATTTCGCCTCGATCCTGTCGGCGGAGTATGCCGACGCGATGCTGAAAGCCGGCACGCCGGAAAAGGTGGATATGGACCCGATTGGCACCGGGCCGTTTAAGCTGGTGCAGTACCAGAAAGATTCGCGCATCCTGTTCACTGCGTTTCCGGAGTACTGGCAGGGCAAATCGAAGCTGGATCGACTGGTGTTTAGCATCACGCCCGATGCCTCGGTGCGTTTTGCTAAAATCGAGAAGAACGAATGTCAGGTGATGCCGTTTCCAAACCCGGCGGACCTGCCGCGCATGAAGGCTAACAAAGACATTAATCTGATGAGTAAAGCCGGTCTGAATACCGGTTTTCTGGCCTTCAATACGCAAAAACCTCCGCTGGATAACGTGAAGGTCCGCCAGGCGCTGGCAATGGCCATCAATAAGCCGGCCATTATTGACGCGGTATTCCACGGCACCGGCACGGCGGCGAAAAACCTGCTGCCACCCGGCGTCTGGAGCGCCGACAGCGAACTGAAGGATTACGACTTCGATCCGGAAAAAGCGAAAGCGTTGTTAAAGGAGGCTGGTTTTGCAAACGGCATCAGCATCGATTTATGGGCGATGCCGGTTCAGCGCCCCTACAATCCGAACGCAAAACGGATGGCGGAGATGATTCAGGCCGACTGGGCGAAGATTGGCGTCCAGACCAAAATCGTCACCTATGAATGGGGCGAGTATCTTAAGCGGGTGAAGGGCGGTGAACATCAGGCCGCGCTGATGGGCTGGACCACCGCAACCGGGGACCCGGACAACTTCTTTGGTCCGTTATTTACCTGTACTTCGGCTAACGGTGGATCTAATTCCGCCAAATGGTGCTACAAACCATTTGATAAAATTATCGCTGAAGCGAAATCGATAACCGATCATGATAAACGCGTGGCGCTGTATAAAGAGGCCCAGCAGATGA from Enterobacter ludwigii includes the following:
- a CDS encoding ABC transporter substrate-binding protein; this translates as MKCKLTMLTLALAALTVSSTVAAKTLVYCSEGSPENFNPQLYTSGTSVDASAVPVYNRLVDFRAGTTELVPSLAERWEVSEDGKVYTFHLRKGVKFQSNKSFRPTRDFNADDVIFSFMRQKDVNHPYHNVSNGSYSNFESLEFGSLITAIDKVDDHTVRFTLAHPEAPFVADLAWYFASILSAEYADAMLKAGTPEKVDMDPIGTGPFKLVQYQKDSRILFTAFPEYWQGKSKLDRLVFSITPDASVRFAKIEKNECQVMPFPNPADLPRMKANKDINLMSKAGLNTGFLAFNTQKPPLDNVKVRQALAMAINKPAIIDAVFHGTGTAAKNLLPPGVWSADSELKDYDFDPEKAKALLKEAGFANGISIDLWAMPVQRPYNPNAKRMAEMIQADWAKIGVQTKIVTYEWGEYLKRVKGGEHQAALMGWTTATGDPDNFFGPLFTCTSANGGSNSAKWCYKPFDKIIAEAKSITDHDKRVALYKEAQQMMHDQMPAVMIAHSTIFEPVRKEVTGYEIDPFGKHLFWQVDINQ
- the pepT gene encoding peptidase T, yielding MGSALSRQLTHRFFRYLAITSQSDPRVNTLPSTPGQHDMARELAQELAQLGLDDIVIDEYATVTAVKKGNVAGAPRIGFITHIDTVDVGLSPDIHPQILKFTGEDLCLNKEKSIWLRVKEHPEILAYPGEEIIFSDGTSVLGADNKAAVTVVMTLLENLTPEHQHGDIVVAFVPDEEIGLCGAKALDLNRFDVDFAWTIDCCELGEIVYENFNAAAAEIRFTGVTAHPMSAKGVLVNPLLMATDFISHFDRQQTPECTEGREGYIWFNGIQAGQNEAVLKANIRDFDKAQFAARKQQIADVAALIAGQHPTAKVEYRIEDTYSNISNAIGEDRRAIDLMFEAMESLGITPKPTPMRGGTDGAALSAKGLLTPNFFTGAHNFHSKFEFLPLSSFEASYNTALQLCLLAAR